In Humulus lupulus chromosome 6, drHumLupu1.1, whole genome shotgun sequence, a single genomic region encodes these proteins:
- the LOC133784820 gene encoding metalloendoproteinase 1-like, producing MASPFSFLKDVEGAKKGDKVHVIGDVKHYLQRFGYLEHHQHQQNHNHNHNHHRHRHRDHIHSHQDHDHHHNNHFDDALESAIRTYQINYKLEPTGILDQKTIFKMMQPRCAMPDITSSNNKTRMLEGMKWAQAHEYGPLYTFFPGAPRWPPSKFTLSFGFPDGTTSLAQNAIRRAFSIWSYNTHFRFIQAPFEVADIKVSFHSGDHGDGVPFDGPGGTLGHSFQPTTGVLHLDADENWVVGEAPYSFDLVSSALHEIGHTLGLMHSSDTDAIMYPILPMGETKGLNWNDVQGIRVLYNDLL from the coding sequence ATGGCTTCTCCTTTTTCCTTCCTAAAAGACGTAGAAGGAGCTAAAAAAGGCGACAAGGTTCATGTCATTGGCGATGTCAAGCATTATCTACAGCGCTTTGGCTACTTAGAACATCATCAGCACCAACAAAATCACAATCACAATCACAATCACCATCGTCATCGTCATCGTGATCATATTCACAGTCACCAAGATCACGATCATCATCACAATAATCATTTTGATGATGCTCTGGAATCGGCCATCAGAACATACCAGATAAATTACAAACTCGAACCCACAGGGATTCTAGACCAAAAAACGATTTTTAAGATGATGCAACCCCGTTGCGCTATGCCAGATATCACAAGTAGTAACAACAAAACTCGAATGCTTGAAGGCATGAAATGGGCCCAGGCCCACGAGTACGGCCCGCTTTACACTTTCTTCCCAGGAGCTCCGAGGTGGCCGCCGTCCAAATTCACTCTGTCATTCGGGTTCCCTGACGGTACGACGTCGTTGGCGCAAAACGCAATTCGGCGGGCCTTCTCTATTTGGAGCTACAACACTCACTTCAGGTTCATTCAAGCCCCATTCGAAGTGGCTGATATTAAAGTGAGCTTCCATAGTGGAGACCACGGAGACGGGGTTCCCTTTGATGGGCCTGGCGGAACCCTAGGCCACAGTTTTCAGCCGACGACAGGGGTTTTGCATTTGGATGCAGATGAGAATTGGGTGGTGGGGGAGGCTCCTTATTCTTTTGACCTTGTCTCGTCTGCTTTGCACGAAATCGGTCACACTCTTGGGCTCATGCATAGCTCGGATACTGATGCTATCATGTACCCCATTTTGCCCATGGGAGAAACCAAAGGTCTGAATTGGAATGATGTTCAAGGCATTCGTGTTTTATACAACGATCTTCTTTGA
- the LOC133781852 gene encoding protein BASIC PENTACYSTEINE4-like isoform X1: MILRLGCNTMDDGRHHETSRHKVDYYRASHSPWNMMAPHQVKEPNALVMNKKIMSIIAERDAAIRERNAAVSEKNEALAERDEARRQRDEVMAQRDSALMERDNALAALQVRNNSMNATLSGGVQRGVKRTNHPSVHMPNMALATYDSKDTYDSKEMQITDAFPITVISSDAIKSRQTKRPKVNKGHSSRESKPPRKKVAEDLNRRATSDGTKYRTEWDSQDVGLNLITFDESTMPVPVCSCTGAARQCYKWGSGGWQSSCCTTNMSMYPLPQIPNKRHARMGGRKMSGSVFTRLLSRLAAQGHDLSMPLDLREYWARHGTNRYITIK; this comes from the exons ATGATTTTGAGG CTTGGATGTAATACGATGGACGATGGCAGACACCATGAAACTAGCAGACATAAGGTGGACTATTACAGAGCCTCGCACTCTCCG TGGAATATGATGGCCCCGCATCAAGTGAAGGAACCAAATGCTTTAGTCATGAATAAGAAGATCATGTCCATAATTGCTGAGAGGGATGCTGCCATACGAGAGAGGAATGCAGCAGTGTCTGAAAAGAATGAAGCATTGGCTGAAAGGGATGAGGCTCGCCGGCAGCGAGATGAGGTAATGGCTCAGAGGGACTCAGCCTTAATGGAAAGAGACAATGCCCTTGCAGCCCTTCAAGTTCGGAATAATTCCATGAATGCAACACTGAGTGGCGGAGTTCAACGTGGAGTGAAGCGCACGAACCACCCATCAGTTCATATGCCTAACATGGCTTTAGCTACTTATGACTCAAAGGATACTTATGACTCAAAGGAAATGCAGATAACTGATGCCTTCCCCATTACAGTTATATCTTCTGATGCGATCAAGTCACGTCAGACAAAGCGACCAAAGGTGAACAAGGGACATTCATCCAGGGAGTCAAAGCCACCGCGAAAGAAAGTAGCGGAGGATCTGAATAGGCGTGCTACTTCTGATGGCACGAAGTATAGAACAGAGTGGGATAGTCAGGATGTGGGCTTGAACCTCATCACTTTTGATGAGTCTACCATGCCAGTGCCAGTTTGCTCATGCACTGGTGCTGCCCGGCAGTGTTACAAATGGGGGAGTGGTGGATGGCAGTCATCATGTTGCACAACAAATATGTCAATGTACCCTCTGCCACAAATACCAAATAAGCGGCACGCAAGAATGGGTGGGCGAAAGATGAGTGGAAGTGTTTTCACAAGATTGCTTAGTCGGCTAG
- the LOC133781852 gene encoding protein BASIC PENTACYSTEINE4-like isoform X2 codes for MDDGRHHETSRHKVDYYRASHSPWNMMAPHQVKEPNALVMNKKIMSIIAERDAAIRERNAAVSEKNEALAERDEARRQRDEVMAQRDSALMERDNALAALQVRNNSMNATLSGGVQRGVKRTNHPSVHMPNMALATYDSKDTYDSKEMQITDAFPITVISSDAIKSRQTKRPKVNKGHSSRESKPPRKKVAEDLNRRATSDGTKYRTEWDSQDVGLNLITFDESTMPVPVCSCTGAARQCYKWGSGGWQSSCCTTNMSMYPLPQIPNKRHARMGGRKMSGSVFTRLLSRLAAQGHDLSMPLDLREYWARHGTNRYITIK; via the exons ATGGACGATGGCAGACACCATGAAACTAGCAGACATAAGGTGGACTATTACAGAGCCTCGCACTCTCCG TGGAATATGATGGCCCCGCATCAAGTGAAGGAACCAAATGCTTTAGTCATGAATAAGAAGATCATGTCCATAATTGCTGAGAGGGATGCTGCCATACGAGAGAGGAATGCAGCAGTGTCTGAAAAGAATGAAGCATTGGCTGAAAGGGATGAGGCTCGCCGGCAGCGAGATGAGGTAATGGCTCAGAGGGACTCAGCCTTAATGGAAAGAGACAATGCCCTTGCAGCCCTTCAAGTTCGGAATAATTCCATGAATGCAACACTGAGTGGCGGAGTTCAACGTGGAGTGAAGCGCACGAACCACCCATCAGTTCATATGCCTAACATGGCTTTAGCTACTTATGACTCAAAGGATACTTATGACTCAAAGGAAATGCAGATAACTGATGCCTTCCCCATTACAGTTATATCTTCTGATGCGATCAAGTCACGTCAGACAAAGCGACCAAAGGTGAACAAGGGACATTCATCCAGGGAGTCAAAGCCACCGCGAAAGAAAGTAGCGGAGGATCTGAATAGGCGTGCTACTTCTGATGGCACGAAGTATAGAACAGAGTGGGATAGTCAGGATGTGGGCTTGAACCTCATCACTTTTGATGAGTCTACCATGCCAGTGCCAGTTTGCTCATGCACTGGTGCTGCCCGGCAGTGTTACAAATGGGGGAGTGGTGGATGGCAGTCATCATGTTGCACAACAAATATGTCAATGTACCCTCTGCCACAAATACCAAATAAGCGGCACGCAAGAATGGGTGGGCGAAAGATGAGTGGAAGTGTTTTCACAAGATTGCTTAGTCGGCTAG
- the LOC133781852 gene encoding protein BASIC PENTACYSTEINE4-like isoform X3 yields the protein MMAPHQVKEPNALVMNKKIMSIIAERDAAIRERNAAVSEKNEALAERDEARRQRDEVMAQRDSALMERDNALAALQVRNNSMNATLSGGVQRGVKRTNHPSVHMPNMALATYDSKDTYDSKEMQITDAFPITVISSDAIKSRQTKRPKVNKGHSSRESKPPRKKVAEDLNRRATSDGTKYRTEWDSQDVGLNLITFDESTMPVPVCSCTGAARQCYKWGSGGWQSSCCTTNMSMYPLPQIPNKRHARMGGRKMSGSVFTRLLSRLAAQGHDLSMPLDLREYWARHGTNRYITIK from the coding sequence ATGATGGCCCCGCATCAAGTGAAGGAACCAAATGCTTTAGTCATGAATAAGAAGATCATGTCCATAATTGCTGAGAGGGATGCTGCCATACGAGAGAGGAATGCAGCAGTGTCTGAAAAGAATGAAGCATTGGCTGAAAGGGATGAGGCTCGCCGGCAGCGAGATGAGGTAATGGCTCAGAGGGACTCAGCCTTAATGGAAAGAGACAATGCCCTTGCAGCCCTTCAAGTTCGGAATAATTCCATGAATGCAACACTGAGTGGCGGAGTTCAACGTGGAGTGAAGCGCACGAACCACCCATCAGTTCATATGCCTAACATGGCTTTAGCTACTTATGACTCAAAGGATACTTATGACTCAAAGGAAATGCAGATAACTGATGCCTTCCCCATTACAGTTATATCTTCTGATGCGATCAAGTCACGTCAGACAAAGCGACCAAAGGTGAACAAGGGACATTCATCCAGGGAGTCAAAGCCACCGCGAAAGAAAGTAGCGGAGGATCTGAATAGGCGTGCTACTTCTGATGGCACGAAGTATAGAACAGAGTGGGATAGTCAGGATGTGGGCTTGAACCTCATCACTTTTGATGAGTCTACCATGCCAGTGCCAGTTTGCTCATGCACTGGTGCTGCCCGGCAGTGTTACAAATGGGGGAGTGGTGGATGGCAGTCATCATGTTGCACAACAAATATGTCAATGTACCCTCTGCCACAAATACCAAATAAGCGGCACGCAAGAATGGGTGGGCGAAAGATGAGTGGAAGTGTTTTCACAAGATTGCTTAGTCGGCTAG